The sequence CTATATCGCCGATTTTCAATTACTTATAAAAAAAATTAGTTCGATATTATGTGATGGAGGTATGCTGCTGTTTTCTATAGAGCATCCAATTGTAACGGCAAATAAGGGAGACATAGGATGGGTTGCGGACCAAGAAGAGAAGCTACTTCATTTTGCAGTTGACCATTATCAAGATGAGGGTTTACGCACACAAAATTGGTTAGTTGATAATGTCATGATGTATCATCGAACGGTGTCTACAATCTTAAATACTCTTATTGAAAATGGTTTACAAATCGAAAAGATTATTGAGCCAACGCCAACTAATGAAGCAGTGCAAAAGTTACCGAGTCTTCATAAAGAATTTCGACGCCCATCATTTTTAATTGTAAGAGCCAAAAAAATATAAGTAAGGTTCCAATCAAAAAGCTGTTTTTAGTATGGATTTATAGCACTAAGTAATAGATACAACACATACGACAGAAGATGAAAGTAATTTTATAGAGTTAGTTGCACTAGAAATAGAATCAGTAATAAACCTTTATCTAAGTGCGATCTTGCTGTTAAAATCGCACTTAGACCATTCACGGAGAACCGTACCATAAGTAAGTACGGTTTATGAAAAGAACCACTTGAAATGTTGAATTGACAGCATTTTAGGTGGTTTTATTTTAGGTGCTGTAATGAATAATATACCTCTTTTGTTCCATAGCTTGTTGAATTTTTCACATAACAAAGAGATTACTTCAAAATTTTTTATGACTTTATTTCACGCCTGTTGATTAACCAAAAAATAACTTAATCAAACACTATGCGTGCTGTGTACAGTTCTTTTGGTTCGCTGTGGATTGAATGACTTTTATACCATTACCGGGCTATGTTTTATGTATAGGGATGCGACTTCGCCGCATCCCTATACATTTTTCCGGTAATCGTATGGTGTTTGTTCATCCATCGCTCTCCAAAAACACTTATACACAAAGCGCTAATGCTTTTAGGGAAGAAAGAATAGCTGGCTTTTTACTTGGATAAAAGCCGCCACGAAGAACGGCCTTTGCGAACAAAGGCGAAGCGTCGAGAGTAGTTGGATAGATGCCTTAATTTCTGCAAAGAACGCAGAAATTAAGGTCAATCGAACCCTACGCTGTTCGATTGGCTGAAGTTTTTACCATGGTCCTTCCCACTGTTATTTTAGGAAGTGTTACATTCTTATAAAACTTGCTGAAAGTAAAGTGGGAGTACCTTATACAACGTACAAGAGTGTCCGAAATTGCATCTTCGGGCACTTACTCCCTATAGAAAAAGTCATCTATTCTTTTCTTTCCAAGCAACTGCATTTTTCACTTGAACGTTGTAGGTACGCGACAGGCAACTATTCATAACAAGATGACCGAAAAAGGATGGCTAGAAAGGACGAAGTCGTTTCTAGCCATCCTTGCTCCTGGGGAGGAATGAACTGCAATTCCTTCTTGGTCATTATGTCTTGACTATTTCGCCGAAAGCGAACCGGAAATAGTCTAGTGAAAAAGTGGTTTCAAAGCCTTTTTCACCGATATATTATGCAAGTAAATGGTTAATCAATAGACGTGACTTTATTTGATAATATAGTATCTAAAAACAATGATAATGATTCAGGTCGAATAAGTGTAATTCCATGATAGGTGAAACCAACATTTGGACGATCTCGTCGTATACTTGAATACTATTATTCAGTTTGGGAGAATAGCTACTATATAAATTTATATCATTAATAATGCCAAACTCATGTACTAAAGGCATCTATTACTTCTCCAACTGTAAAATTACCTTCGTAAAATCTTTAAAATCATCGATATGCTTTTCTAAAATTGCCTCTAAGATATCAAGCCCTAACGTTTGGCAGGTCATGTACAGCAATATTCCGGAATCCGACCATATTCATCACTGTTTTTGCTAAGCTATTTTCAATTAATCCAGCGTCTAGTAGCAATTTAAATGCTTCACGACTTGCTTTTGGTACGCCAATCTTACGTTCGCTGACAATATGCATCGCTAAATCAATGCTCGCCTCATAATCGCGTTGAATATTTAAAATGATACTATCCTGTTTCGTGAAGTCCGTTAAGTTTGCAGGATTGCCCTCGTACACTTCGTGAATATGTTTAATACAACGTTCAATTGTCATCGTTTTATTTAAAATAACATCATCCATTGCCGAATACACTCCCTCTTTCTTTAATTGCATCAATAATTGCAGCACGTTGCTCGCTTAACGTAGCATACATGCTATAAGCACGCATTTTTTGGCGTGTAAATTCGTTCTTGTCATGTATATAAATCGGGTTACCTTGCTCAAAAATTTGTATTGTAAATACTGTATCGATTTGTTTAATGTCGACTAAATCTACTTCTCGACCGGCAATTGCTGCAAGCTCGGAAGCAAGCATAAAACGTTCATAAGATGATAGCTGCCTATCACTGAAATAAGCAAGGTCGATATCACTTTTATCAGGTGTCGTGCTTTTAGCGAATGAACCAAACAGAATGATGAAGGCTGGGCTTGTCTCTAGATTGATTTTATCAACTAACTTCTTTTGTATAGCATGCTTATCACCTTCCTTTCTCATATTATAAAGCTTATAAGCAAAACCGCACTTATACTTGTTACGGAGAACTCTACCATAAATAATGGTGAAACAGAGAGTGGAGATTATTGTTAATAAGGAGTGGCTAGGAAAATTGGAATGACTATATTTCCTTGTTCATACCTCATGCTCTTTTTTAGCAAATCTATCATTTTTAAAAATCAGTAGGGTCGCTATAAATACCTCCGTCGATTGACGTTTATGGATAGGATTATAATTCTTAATCTAATTGAAAATGATTCTCATTAACGGTATAATTAGTTACATGAAGTTTGTAATTAAGTAAGAAGAAAAGCTGGTAATGAGAGGAATCAAATGGAATGAAGCGGATATTATTTATAGAAGATGAACGACATCTTTCGCGCTTCGTCGAGATGGAGCTGCGACGTGAGGGGAATGATGTGGTATTGGCATATGACGGAGTGACGGGGCTACAGCTTGCACTTTCTGCAGAGTGGGATATTATCTTGTTGGATCTGATGCTACCGAAGATGGATGGGATAGAAGTTTGTCGGCAGATTCGTCTAGCTAGAAAAACGCCCGTCATTATGTTAACAGCTAGAGACAGCGTTAAAGATCGGGTAGCTGGTCTAGATTGTGGTGCAGACGATTATGTGCCCAAGCCCTTTTCTATTGAAGAGTTAAAGGCGCGTATGAGGGTTATTTTTCGGAGAGAAGCTGCTGAATTGTCTCAATCCATTCTGACATTTCAAGATTTGTCTCTCAGTGCAG comes from Sporosarcina sp. FSL K6-3457 and encodes:
- a CDS encoding class I SAM-dependent methyltransferase gives rise to the protein MKQNIYDDNKFFQQYEAIRARENNYNNLLEQPNFLMQIPNLKDKVVLDIGCGMGDFAAYCIHQGAKHVTGIDISSNMITTAKKRHIHENLSFKKIALEDMNAPNGLIDFVSSSLVFHYIADFQLLIKKISSILCDGGMLLFSIEHPIVTANKGDIGWVADQEEKLLHFAVDHYQDEGLRTQNWLVDNVMMYHRTVSTILNTLIENGLQIEKIIEPTPTNEAVQKLPSLHKEFRRPSFLIVRAKKI
- the mntA gene encoding type VII toxin-antitoxin system MntA family adenylyltransferase antitoxin; protein product: MRKEGDKHAIQKKLVDKINLETSPAFIILFGSFAKSTTPDKSDIDLAYFSDRQLSSYERFMLASELAAIAGREVDLVDIKQIDTVFTIQIFEQGNPIYIHDKNEFTRQKMRAYSMYATLSEQRAAIIDAIKERGSVFGNG
- a CDS encoding response regulator transcription factor; its protein translation is MKRILFIEDERHLSRFVEMELRREGNDVVLAYDGVTGLQLALSAEWDIILLDLMLPKMDGIEVCRQIRLARKTPVIMLTARDSVKDRVAGLDCGADDYVPKPFSIEELKARMRVIFRREAAELSQSILTFQDLSLSADLRVVKREQEEIGLTKREFDLLAALMENVNRVMSREMLLDKVWGFDAVVDTNVVDVYIRYLRNKIDEPGTSSYIQTIRGIGYMMKT